The Halomonas sp. KG2 genome segment CCGACGTGCTGCACGTAGAAAATGAAAGCCACATGCACAACGTGCCGGCTAACGCTGAGACACACTTTAAAGTCACCCTGGTAAGCGATAGCTTCGATGGCATAATGCCGGTGAAGCGCCATCAGCAGATTTATGCGCTGCTCGCCGATGAGCTGTCTGGGCCCGTGCATGCATTGGCGTTGCATCTGTACACTCCAACAGAGTGGCAGGCACGTGGCGGCGAGCGCCCGAATTCGCCTAACTGTCGGGGCGGTGGCCAGTGACGCCAGACGTTATCCGTCGGCAGTATTTGGATGCAATGGGTATCACAGCCTGGGCAGCCAAATATCAACTGCCTAACGCACGACCTACGGAGGCGTGCGAGTGGGAGGATGCGCCTGCTGTTACTCCGCCGCGAGAGCGCCTTCATGCGCTATTAGACGATGCACCCGCACCTCGCCCGCGTCATCAGTCACCGAAAGGTGATAGTGCTGCTACCACTGGTACGGCATCGGCATCCTCTTCGGCCCCGGCGGCAGTGCGCGCGCTGTTGGGCCAGCCTCCTGTTCCTGCCAGTAAGCCAGCCGACGCCCCCGTTGCTTCTACACTGGAAAATTCTACGCCGGAAAAAAAGCCGGTTAGCAAAGTTGAGCCTCTGACGTTCAGTCTTTCCTGTATATGTGTTGGTGGGCGCTGGTTAAGCCTTCATGAGGGGGAAATAACGCCTATTGAGCAGCAACTGCTGGCTAATATGCTGCGGGCAGCAGGCGTGTTGAGCGCTGAAATGCCCGCAGTGACGTATTTTAAATGGCCGCCAATGGCCAACACGTTCACGCCGGAGGAGCCGCTGGAAGAAGCGCAAGACGGAGTAGCTGCCTTTATTGCTGGCGCGGCAGGTAGGCAGGGCTGGCAGTTGGAACGCTTGTTGTGGTGGGGAGCTGACGAACTAACCGATGATTCCCCCTTAGCGCGGGTCATAGCTGCTAGCCAGCAACGCAGCCAAACGTTGTCGCTGCCCGTGTGGCAGGGCCCTGCATTGAGGACACTTGTCGAACAGGCGAGTGCCAAGCGTAAGCTTTGGCCTGCGCTGGTGTCGCTTGGTCAGCAGTGGCGTGCTGAGGTTGCCACCCAGTGATAAGCCCATTAAGCGTTGCTGATAGTGCTGCGTTACAGGCGTTAGAAGCGCAAGCTCACAGTGGCATAAGTTCGCTGCATCTCCATGACGCGCTAAACGACCCTAGTTCACAGGTGATTGGTTACTGGCAACAACTTGTACCAGTTGGCCATGTGTCCGTTGGCGATATATTACTTGGTTATGCCATCGTGGTGCGTTTGCCATTTGAGGCAGAGCTTCAAGCGATTGGGGTGCTTCCACAGCAGCAGGGGCAGGGGATCGGTGGCGAGCTACTTGGCGAAGTGGTCGCCTGTGCTAGGCAGTGGCAAAGCGAGCGCTTACTGCTCGAAGTACGGGCAAGTAACCAGCGTGCGATAAAGCTCTATCAGCACTACGAGTTCAATGAAGATGGTCGGCGGCGAGATTACTACCCGGCTGCACGGGGGGCAGCCGGGAGAGAAGATGCGCTACTGATGTCGCGCTTGCTTTAAGACACGCTATCGCTTTCGATATCTTCAAATTTGCTGAGTACGCCCTGTAAGCGACGCTCCCACTCCTCACGTTCCTGCTTTAGCAGCGCGTTTTCGCCACGCAGTTCTTCGTTTTCAAGCTTCATTAATTCCAACGCCTCAACGGTGTCGGTAATTTTCTGTTCCAACTGGTTAAATAACTCAAGGCTCATGCCTACCTCCAATAACGTCGACAGGCACACTACCTGTCATAACGGGGACAAAAACGTAATTCAGTTAGGCGAGCGTAACGCCGCTGCAAGATTGCGGCAAGCGCAGTTTACACGGGTTTACGAAGATAGAGGCGAGCCGCACTTTCGCCCGCCTGGGTTTCCCGATACAGCTGCCAGTTAGTGGGCACGTTTGGAGAGAGCGACTTTTCAGTTTCCAGGTAGATCATGGCATCGTCTGCAAGCCAGCCGCCGGTTTCTAATGCTGAGCAGCAGGAATCGGCTAAGCCTTGATGAAACGGTGGATCAAGGAAGACAACATCCGCAGGCAGTTGGCAGGGTTGGTTGAGAAAAGCGAGTGCATCGGTAGATACCACTCGGCCATTACTGGCGCCAAGGGTGATAATATTTTCACTAATTAGCGCGGCTACCCGGGAATCGCGCTCGACAAACGTCACGTTGCTGGCGCCGCGGGAAAGGGCCTCAAAGCCTAGCGCTCCCGTGCCGGCAAAGAGGTCTAGCACTTGTTTGCCAAACAGGTGTTGGCCTAGCCAGTTGAATAGGGTCTCGCGCACACGATCAGGAGTGGGGCGTAGCCCTGGGTGGTCGAGTACAGGCAACTGACGGCGGCGAAAGTCGCCGCCGATTATGCGTAGCTTACCCGGCGGTTTGGCAGGTCCGCGCTGCGCCGTCGATGAGCGAGAAGTAGAGGGGCGAGAAGAGCGTTGTCGTTTCATAACGCGGATTGTAGCGGGCTACTTATCCAAAGTCTTGGTCTGCGGTGGTAGGATAATCGCAATGTTCACCTATTTAGTCGGATGACACCTATGTTCGGTTTTTTCAAACGTAAGAAAAAGCACGACTCCCAACAGGAGCAGCAAGATCGGCGGGCGCTGTCTCAGGAGGAGCATGGCGAAGTAGAGGTTACCAAAGAGCCAGCGCTAGAGCATGAAACAGAGCAGGCCTCGCCAACGACGGAAGCGGTTGTGCAAGAAACGTCAGTGCCTGAAACCGCGCCAGCGGATCACAAGGCATCCGTTGAAGAAACCGCTGAAGAGGCACAAACAATTGAATCAGAGCTTGAGTTAGCCTCTGTTCCAGAGCCAGAACCAGAACCAGAACCAGAACCAGAACCAGAACCAGAACCAGAACCAGAACCAGAACCAGAACCAGAACCAGAACCAGAACCAGAACCAGAACCAGAACCAGAACCAGAACCAGAGCCAGAACCAGAGCCAGAACCAGAGCCAGAACCAGAGCCAGAGCCAGAGCCAGAGCCAGAGCCAGAGCCAGAGCCAGAGCCAGCCACAATGCCTGCCCCTAAGCCGGCTCTTCAAGAGAAGCCCGTGGCCGAAAAAGGCGAAAAGAGAGGCTGGTTCGCTCGTATTAAGTCAGGGCTAGGCAAAACCCGCGCCAATCTAACGGACGGTATTGCCGATCTGTTTCTGGGTAAAAAGCAGATTGATGATGAGCTGCTGGAAGACCTTGAGACCCAACTGCTGATGGCGGATGTAGGCATTGAAGCCACTAGCGAGATTATTGAGCGCCTTGAAGCGCGCGTTTCGCGCAAAGAACTGAATAACCCGGAAGCGCTTTATCGCGGGTTGCAAGAAGAGCTGGCGTTGATGCTAGCGCCGGTAGCGACGCCGCTAAGTTTTGAAA includes the following:
- a CDS encoding BolA/IbaG family iron-sulfur metabolism protein, which translates into the protein MAMQTQIEQKLAALTPDVLHVENESHMHNVPANAETHFKVTLVSDSFDGIMPVKRHQQIYALLADELSGPVHALALHLYTPTEWQARGGERPNSPNCRGGGQ
- a CDS encoding GNAT family N-acetyltransferase; translation: MISPLSVADSAALQALEAQAHSGISSLHLHDALNDPSSQVIGYWQQLVPVGHVSVGDILLGYAIVVRLPFEAELQAIGVLPQQQGQGIGGELLGEVVACARQWQSERLLLEVRASNQRAIKLYQHYEFNEDGRRRDYYPAARGAAGREDALLMSRLL
- a CDS encoding cell division protein ZapB, producing MSLELFNQLEQKITDTVEALELMKLENEELRGENALLKQEREEWERRLQGVLSKFEDIESDSVS
- the rsmD gene encoding 16S rRNA (guanine(966)-N(2))-methyltransferase RsmD is translated as MKRQRSSRPSTSRSSTAQRGPAKPPGKLRIIGGDFRRRQLPVLDHPGLRPTPDRVRETLFNWLGQHLFGKQVLDLFAGTGALGFEALSRGASNVTFVERDSRVAALISENIITLGASNGRVVSTDALAFLNQPCQLPADVVFLDPPFHQGLADSCCSALETGGWLADDAMIYLETEKSLSPNVPTNWQLYRETQAGESAARLYLRKPV
- the ftsY gene encoding signal recognition particle-docking protein FtsY; this translates as MFGFFKRKKKHDSQQEQQDRRALSQEEHGEVEVTKEPALEHETEQASPTTEAVVQETSVPETAPADHKASVEETAEEAQTIESELELASVPEPEPEPEPEPEPEPEPEPEPEPEPEPEPEPEPEPEPEPEPEPEPEPEPEPEPEPEPEPEPEPEPEPEPATMPAPKPALQEKPVAEKGEKRGWFARIKSGLGKTRANLTDGIADLFLGKKQIDDELLEDLETQLLMADVGIEATSEIIERLEARVSRKELNNPEALYRGLQEELALMLAPVATPLSFEKESEGPFVILVVGVNGVGKTTTIGKLTQRFQREGKSVMLAAGDTFRAAAVEQLKVWGERNNAPVIAQHTGADSASVIYDAVAAAKSRGVDVLIADTAGRLHNKSHLMEELKKVHRVMQKLDSTAPHEVMLVLDAGTGQNAISQASTFNDAVPISGITLTKLDGTAKGGIIFALAKQLKTPIRFIGVGEGLDDLRPFEAGDFVNALFDRQGDDGRA